The proteins below come from a single Ornithodoros turicata isolate Travis unplaced genomic scaffold, ASM3712646v1 Chromosome85, whole genome shotgun sequence genomic window:
- the LOC135374581 gene encoding tigger transposable element-derived protein 4-like, translated as MLKPRKLRTFTLAEKSEIIESVTCGKLSRPAAMKRYGIPKSTLSRLLSSKDTILASRDDSLFKPSCKRMRTAQHVNMKKALLLWIKKARASKLPLSGAIIKEKAQDIALQLRCTDFSASDGWLSRFKNRHELVYRSVVGKSKDVPREVCEDWQRGRLRELLEQYQPQDVYNADETGSSSKFCQTRHFISRENLAVEAN; from the coding sequence ATGTTGAAGCCACGCAAGCTGAGGACTTTCACTTTAGCCGAGAAATCCGAGATAATTGAATCTGTGACCTGTGGGAAGCTATCCAGGCCAGCAGCAATGAAGAGGTATGGCATTCCCAAAAGCACGTTGTCGCGTTTGCTGTCGTCGAAGGACACCATTCTGGCGTCACGAGACGACAGTCTTTTTAAGCCGTCGTGTAAGCGTATGCGCACAGCACAGCACGTAAACATGAAAAAAGCTTTGTTGTTATGGATTAAGAAAGCCAGAGCCTCGAAGCTGCCACTCAGCGGTGCCATAATCAAGGAGAAGGCGCAAGATATTGCTTTGCAACTCCGCTGCACGGATTTCTCAGCTAGCGATGGGTGGCTGTCTAGATTTAAGAATCGTCACGAACTCGTTTATCGGTCTGTGGTAGGCAAAAGCAAGGATGTTCCCCGTGAAGTTTGCGAGGATTGGCAAAGAGGACGTTTGCGGGAGCTGCTTGAACAGTATCAACCTCAAGACGTATACAACGCCGACGAAACTGGTTCTTCTTCAAAGTTTTGCCAGACAAGACATTTCATTTCAAGGGAGAACCTTGCTGTGGAGGCAAACTAA
- the LOC135374582 gene encoding putative nuclease HARBI1, which translates to MEVPLAAYARCNNVRRTFRPRSDAFDATDEEFMRLYRLTKPVVRWLCDKLRSTLRPKRTRTALPVEGQVFIALRFYATGSFQGAVASDRHVAAMQSTISKLLFKVTNATVVQLAPLWIRFPTKPDKIREVMREFKSKWRFPGMIGCIDGSVIGILAPSERCGQYQNSAFFCQKQYFALNAMIVCDAMMHCSFCGGARDAYVWRHSELKRELSRRHLDEPRFLLGDSGYPLQPWLLMPLPGDPPPNTPKA; encoded by the exons ATGGAAGTCCCACTCGCAGCGTATGCGAGGTGCAACAACGTCCGCAGAACATTTCGTCCCCGTAGCGACGCCTTCGATGCAACGGATGAAGAGTTCATGCGTTTGTACAGACTGACGAAGCCTGTGGTACGCTGGCTATGCGACAAGCTACGGTCCACCCTCCGTCCAAAAAGAACTCGGACAGCGCTACCTGTGGAGGGGCAAGTGTTCATCGCCCTGCGGTTTTATGCCACAGGAAGTTTCCAAGGGGCGGTAGCTAGCGACCGGCACGTGGCAGCGATGCAGAGCACCATCAGTAAGCTGCTCTTCAAGGTTACGAACGCCACAGTGGTACAGCTGGCACCCCTGTGGATACGGTTCCCGACCAAACCCGACAAGATCCGCGAGGTCATGCGGGAATTCAAGAGCAAATGGAGGTTTCCCGGCATGATTG GCTGCATAGACGGGTCGGTTATTGGCATCCTGGCCCCATCTGAGAGGTGCGGCCAGtaccagaacagtgctttcttctgtCAGAAGCAGTACTTCGCGCTCAATGCCATGATC GTGTGTGACGCGATGATGCATTGCTCGTTTTGCGGCGGAGCACGTGATGCTTATGTGTGGAGGCACAGTGAGCTGAAGCGCGAGCTGTCCCGGAGGCACTTGGACGAACCCCGCTTCCTTCTAG GTGACAGTGGGTATCCTTTGCAACCGTGGCTGCTGATGCCGTTGCCTGGAGACCCTCCCCCCAACACACCGAAAGCCTGA